A stretch of Henckelia pumila isolate YLH828 chromosome 4, ASM3356847v2, whole genome shotgun sequence DNA encodes these proteins:
- the LOC140865978 gene encoding uncharacterized protein: MYGGGGSGIQSKRDLAIEYQAQIQTLRPSIHARRANMTVKFQDLYGFTVEGNVDDVNVLNEVREKVRQQGRVWWAMEASKGANWYLETHVSSTLKSSLKFSSLVNAITLKRLIRKGIPPNLRPKVWFSLSGAAKKKSTVPESYYNDLIRAVEDKVTPATKQIDHDLPRTFPGHPWLDTPEGHAALRRVLVGYSFRDSDVGYCQGLNYVAALLLLVMKTEEEAFWMLAVLLENVLVNDCYTNNLSGCHVEQRVFKDMLTKKCPRISTHLEALEFDVSLVCTEWFLCLYSKSLPSETTLRVWDVLFYEGAKILFNVALAIFKMNEDELVLTHHVGEVINVIQRTTHNLFDPDELLTAAFDTMGFMTTTNISKQRKKQEPAVMAELDQRVRRLNSLNGDDK, encoded by the exons ATGTATGGAGGAGGTGGCAGTGGGATTCAGAGCAAAAGGGACTTGGCCATAGAATACCAAGCTCAGATACAGACGCTGAGGCCAAGCATCCATGCAAGAAGGGCCAACATGACGGTGAAATTCCAAGATCTATATGGGTTCACGGTAGAAGGAAATGTGGATGATGTGAATGTGTTGAATGAGGTGAGGGAGAAGGTGAGGCAACAGGGGAGGGTTTGGTGGGCTATGGAGGCGAGCAAAGGTGCGAATTGGTATTTGGAAACTCATGTTTCTTCGACCCTGAAATCTTCCCTCAAGTTTTCTTCGTTGGTGAATGCCATTACTCTTAAACGGCTGATTAGGAAAGGGATTCCGCCGAATTTAAGGCCTAAGGTTTGGTTTTCTTTGTCTGGTGCCGCTAAGAAGAAATCCACGGTTCCTGAGAGCTATTACAATGATTTGATTCGCGCTGTTGAGGATAAGGTTACCCCCGCCACCAAGCAGATTGATCAC GACCTACCACGAACTTTCCCGGGTCACCCGTGGTTGGATACTCCAGAGGGTCATGCTGCTCTTAGGCGTGTTCTTGTTGGGTATTCTTTTCGTGATTCCGATGTTGGCTATTGTCAG GGTTTAAATTATGTTGCGGCATTGTTGTTGCTTGTGATGAAAACCGAAGAAGAAGCATTCTGGATGCTTGCTGTTTTGTTAGAAAATGTGTTAGTTAATGATTGTTACACAAATAACTTGTCTGGGTGCCATGTGGAACAAAGAGTGTTTAAAGATATGCTGACCAAAAAGTGTCCGAG GATATCTACTCATTTGGAAGCTTTGGAATTTGATGTTTCTCTAGTATGCACAGAGTGGTTTTTATGCCTATATTCTAAAAGCTTGCCCTCTGAG ACAACCCTACGAGTATGGGACGTTCTTTTCTATGAAGGGGCGAAGATTTTATTCAATGTAGCGCTGGCAATTTTCAAG ATGAATGAAGATGAGTTGGTTTTGACTCATCATGTGGGCGAAGTGATCAATGTTATACAAAGAACTACACATAATCTCTTCGATCCTGATGAATTATTAACG GCTGCATTTGACACAATGGGTTTTATGACAACTACCAATATATCAAAGCAAAGGAAAAAACAGGAGCCAGCAGTGATGGCTGAGCTTGATCAGAGGGTAAGACGACTAAATTCTCTAAACGGTGATGATAAATAG